In a genomic window of Mucilaginibacter sp. KACC 22063:
- a CDS encoding efflux RND transporter periplasmic adaptor subunit, with the protein MKNLQLFIITIAALTLMVSCKAKHEEENPIGEPDIIPVKIARVSTLGVPDQITATGLVSTEDEAKYAFKIGGVINRILVQEGQFFKQGQLLATLNSTEISAGLAQSSLGVEKAQRDYNRALNLYKDSVYTLEQLQNTKTALDVAQKAREATAFNERYSKIYASSDGFVSKKIANEGEVIAGGMPVLLTNSTEQRNSYSLKVGVTDREWAIIKAGQTAKVTLDGYAGQIFDATVFRKSQAADRELGSFQIELKLQLNGVKPAVGMFGKAEIATHQDESVMVIPYASLVEADGNKGFVFTTIGTNRVKRIPVTILKFDNENVYLKDKLEGIDQIVVSNSAYLNEQSIIKIIK; encoded by the coding sequence ATGAAAAACTTACAATTATTCATTATTACCATAGCAGCGTTAACCTTAATGGTTTCCTGCAAAGCAAAACACGAGGAAGAAAATCCAATAGGAGAACCGGATATCATACCGGTTAAAATCGCCAGGGTGTCTACCTTAGGCGTGCCTGACCAGATCACCGCCACAGGTCTGGTCAGTACTGAGGATGAAGCCAAATACGCCTTCAAAATAGGCGGTGTGATCAACCGGATTCTGGTACAGGAAGGCCAGTTCTTTAAACAGGGACAATTGCTGGCGACACTCAATTCTACTGAAATTTCGGCGGGACTTGCGCAATCCAGCTTGGGTGTGGAAAAAGCACAACGCGACTATAACCGCGCACTGAACCTTTATAAAGACAGCGTTTACACACTGGAACAATTGCAGAATACCAAAACCGCTTTGGATGTCGCCCAAAAAGCCAGGGAAGCAACCGCCTTTAATGAGCGCTATTCTAAAATATACGCATCATCTGATGGGTTTGTAAGCAAGAAAATAGCAAACGAAGGTGAAGTAATTGCCGGAGGAATGCCGGTACTGCTGACCAACTCTACCGAACAGCGGAACAGTTATTCATTAAAAGTCGGTGTAACGGACCGTGAATGGGCCATCATCAAAGCCGGACAAACTGCTAAAGTAACGCTCGACGGTTATGCCGGTCAAATCTTTGATGCCACCGTGTTCCGCAAGTCGCAGGCGGCAGACCGCGAACTGGGTTCCTTCCAGATCGAGCTTAAATTACAATTAAACGGGGTAAAACCAGCGGTCGGCATGTTTGGGAAAGCGGAGATAGCCACCCATCAGGATGAAAGCGTGATGGTCATTCCATACGCGTCGCTGGTAGAAGCAGACGGCAATAAAGGTTTCGTATTTACCACTATCGGCACAAACAGGGTAAAAAGAATACCGGTTACCATCTTGAAGTTTGATAACGAAAATGTGTACCTGAAGGATAAACTGGAAGGTATCGACCAGATCGTGGTTTCCAACAGCGCCTATCTCAACGAACAGTCTATTATTAAAATTATTAAGTAA